In Aedes albopictus strain Foshan chromosome 3, AalbF5, whole genome shotgun sequence, the following are encoded in one genomic region:
- the LOC134290802 gene encoding uncharacterized protein K02A2.6-like → MEKWEIQPFKFKTFPRNMIRNEWVKYKRNFDYIVAATGETDKTRIKNLFLARAGPDLQEVFTSIPGADVAEDKENGVDPYAVAIQKLDTYFSPKQHETFERNVFWTVKPNQGETLEKFMLRCQDQANKCNFGSTSEESRAISVIDKVILFAPSDLKEQLLQKDSLNIDEVARIVASYESVKHQAQMMSLSGSSGYAESMDNEVGERSINKIRNIPVKECTRCGKRDHFSNDSNCPARGKECIKCKRIGHFASRCRTPAAKRKYAEEPRPGPSKGFKRHRINEIESDEERKDRSFIFSINDGEELLWLKLGGVTLQLLIDSGCKKNIINEKAWEYLKNNGVKVRNQEKHCSEVFLPYGKDASPLSVLGKFDASISVEDNGKIIEQDATFYVVVGGQQSLLGRTTAISLGVLVLGLPSTHGVNAVQSLPKRPFPKIKGVQVDIPIDKSVVPVCQHPRRPPIALLSKIEDKLTSLLNSDIIEPVEGGCQWVSPLVTVVKDNGDLRLCVDMRRANAAILRERHIMPTIEDFLPRFTSAKYFSRLDIKEAFHQVELKEESRYITTFITHMGLFRYKRLMYGIVIAPELFQRLMEQILSRCENTVSFIDDILVFGSDEEEHDAALKSVLSVMNEHGILLNQEKCLFKVSSLDFLGHTISSDGIKPSDSKIKALQQFRPPTTAEEVRSFLGLVTYVGRFLPNLATITAPLRELTHSGVKFFWGKEQKEAFTQLKDMIGNVQQLYFFDNNLRTRLVADASPVALGAVLLQFEGPTDEQPRPIAYASKSLTATERRYCQTEKEALALVWSVERFAIYLYGRTFELETDHKPLEAIFQPTSRPCARVERWVLRLQSFSFVVKYRKGSTNIADPLSRLVENPSSETFDAESRFMVLAVMESAAIDIEELEDATNTDGVLDTVKRCLRSGCWDKEEIKPFLPFKNELGFVGELLVRGNKLVVPEGLRDRMLDIAHEGHPGESLMKRRLRDRVWWPGMDNDAVVRVKSCEGCRLVGLPSRPEPMSRRPLPIGPWIDTAIDFLGPLPCGSYLLVIIDYYSRYKEVEIMSKITAKDTISRLDRIFTRLGYPRTITLDNAKQFVSTELETYSKLHGITLNHSTPYWPQENGLVERQNRSLIKRLQISAALGRDWKQDLHDYLVMYYTTPHSTTGKTPSELMYGHTIRSKTARD, encoded by the exons ATGGAAAAATGGGAGATTCAGCCCTTCAAGTTCAAGACGTTCCCCCGCAACATGATTCGTAACGAATGGGTTAAATATAAGCGCAACTTTGATTACATAGTTGCTGCTACGGGAGAGACGGACAAAACACGCATCAAGAATCTTTTTCTCGCCAGAGCTGGACCGGATCTCCAGGAAGTGTTCACTTCCATTCCCGGTGCGGATGTGGCCGAGGATAAGGAGAACGGTGTCGATCCGTATGCGGTCGCGATACAGAAGCTTGACACTTACTTCTCGCCCAAGCAGCACGAAACGTTCGAGCGGAACGTTTTCTGGACGGTCAAGCCAAACCAAGGGGAAACATTGGAGAAGTTTATGCTGCGTTGCCAAGACCAGGCCAACAAGTGCAATTTCGGAAGCACATCCGAAGAGAGCAGGGCAATAAGCGTGATTGATAAGGTCATCTTATTTGCCCCGAGTGACCTGAAAGAGCAGCTCTTAcaaaaagattctctcaacatcGATGAGGTTGCCAGGATTGTTGCTTCATATGAGTCGGTAAAACACCAAGCACAAATGATGAGTCTTTCTGGGTCGTCTGGGTACGCAGAATCTATGGACAACGAAGTAGGTGAAAGAAGCATCAACAAAATACGGAACATCCCGGTCAAAGAGTGTACAAGGTGTGGAAAACGAGATCATTTTTCGAACGATTCAAATTGTCCGGCACGCGGGAAGGAGTGCATTAAGTGCAAAAGGATCGGCCATTTCGCTTCACGCTGTCGAACACCTGCAGCAAAACGGAAGTACGCCGAAGAACCGCGCCCTGGCCCGAGCAAGGGTTTCAAGCGGCACCGTATAAATGAGATCGAATCCGACGAGGAAAGAAAGGATCGCAGCTTCATATTCAGCATCAACGATGGAGAAGAACTTCTATGGCTTAAGCTAGGCGGGGTTACATTGCAACTATTAATTGATTCCGGGTGTAAGAAGAATATTATCAACGAGAAAGCGTGGGAGTATTTAAAGAATAATGGAGTCAAGGTACGGAATCAAGAGAAGCATTGCAGTGAAGTGTTTCTGCCATATGGAAAGGATGCCAGTCCGCTGTCCGTCCTAGGAAAGTTCGATGCAAGCATCTCCGTGGAGGATAATGGGAAAATCATCGAACAG GATGCAACGTTCTACGTCGTGGTCGGAGGTCAGCAAAGCTTGCTTGGTCGTACTACAGCCATCAGTCTGGGTGTCCTTGTGCTTGGGTTGCCGAGTACACATGGAGTCAATGCGGTACAATCCTTACCGAAGCGACCGTTCCCCAAGATAAAAGGCGTCCAGGTGGATATCCCGATTGATAAAAGTGTTGTTCCGGTCTGCCAACACCCCCGCCGTCCGCCAATCGCACTTTTGTCAAAAATAGAGGATAAATTGACTTCCTTGCTTAACAGCGACATTATCGAACCGGTTGAAGGTGGATGCCAGTGGGTTTCACCATTAGTAACGGTAGTTAAAGATAATGGAGACCTTCGACTTTGCGTCGACATGCGTCGGGCTAATGCCGCAATTTTGCGTGAGCGTCACATTATGCCCACCATAGAAGACTTTTTGCCACGATTCACGTCTGCAAAATATTTTAGCCGTTTGGATATCAAGGAGGCCTTCCACCAAGTGGAACTAAAAGAGGAAAGTCGTTACATAACGACTTTCATAACCCACATGGGTCTCTTTCGGTATAAGCGGCTAATGTATGGAATCGTTATCGCCCCAGAGCTATTCCAACGTCTCATGGAACAAATTTTGAGCCGATGCGAGAATACCGTCAGTTTTATTGACGACATCCTTGTCTTCGGCAGCGACGAAGAAGAGCACGATGCGGCTCTGAAATCGGTGCTATCTGTAATGAACGAGCACGGAATCCTTCTTAATCAGGAGAAGTGTTTGTTCAAAGTGAGCAGCTTGGACTTCCTCGGACACACTATTTCATCAGACGGTATCAAGCCTTCGGATAGCAAAATCAAAGCGCTTCAACAATTCCGTCCACCAACAACTGCTGAAGAGGTCCGAAGTTTTCTAGGGTTGGTGACCTACGTCGGCCGATTTCTCCCAAACCTTGCGACTATTACGGCTCCACTTCGCGAATTGACTCATTCCGGTGTTAAGTTCTTCTGGGGCAAGGAACAAAAAGAAGCTTTCACGCAGCTAAAGGACATGATTGGTAATGTTCAGCAGTTGTATTTTTTCGACAACAATCTCCGAACACGACTAGTTGCAGACGCATCTCCAGTAGCCCTTGGGGCTGTGCTACTTCAATTCGAGGGCCCAACCGATGAACAGCCTCGTCCGATCGCCTACGCCAGCAAAAGCTTAACAGCCACGGAGCGCAGGTATTGCCAGACTGAAAAAGAGGCTTTGGCTTTGGTATGGTCGGTCGAGCGATTTGCAATCTACTTGTACGGAAGGACTTTCGAGCTGGAAACGGACCATAAACCTCTGGAGGCTATTTTTCAACCAACTTCTCGTCCATGTGCTAGGGTTGAACGATGGGTGTTACGCCTTCAATCATTTTCTTTCGTGGTGAAATATCGTAAAGGATCAACCAACATTGCCGATCCACTTTCCCGCCTGGTTGAAAATCCGTCGTCTGAAACCTTCGATGCTGAGAGCAGGTTTATGGTTTTGGCAGTTATGGAGTCGGCTGCCATTGACATAGAAGAGCTTGAGGATGCAACTAACACAGATGGAGTGTTGGATACCGTTAAGAGATGCCTTCGATCTGGATGCTGGGATAAGGAAGAAATCAAACCGTTTTTGCCATTCAAAAATGAACTGGGGTTCGTAGGCGAATTACTCGTCCGCGGAAACAAACTCGTTGTACCGGAAGGATTGAGAGACAGGATGCTGGACATTGCCCATGAAGGACACCCGGGTGAGTCCTTAATGAAACGGCGTCTGCGTGATCGTGTATGGTGGCCGGGCATGGACAACGATGCGGTGGTTCGCGTAAAATCATGTGAGGGCTGTCGTTTGGTCGGACTACCTAGCAGACCTGAGCCGATGAGTCGCCGTCCCCTACCGATCGGACCATGGATCGACACCGCAATTGACTTTCTTGGTCCTTTGCCATGTGGTTCGTATCTATTAGTGATCATCGACTACTATAGTCGTTATAAGGAGGTGGAAATAATGTCAAAAATAACGGCCAAAGATACAATTAGCAGACTGGACAGGATTTTCACTCGTTTGGGTTACCCTCGCACCATAACATTGGATAACGCCAAACAATTTGTTAGCACGGAATTGGAGACATACAGCAAACTACATGGCATTACTTTGAACCACTCGACGCCGTACTGGCCCCAAGAAAACGGCCTTGTCGAACGACAAAACAGGTCCCTCATAAAACGTCTTCAGATTAGCGCTGCCCTGGGTAGGGATTGGAAGCAGGACCTGCATGACTATCTCGTCATGTATTATACCACGCCTCACTCGACTACTGGCAAAACACCTTCCGAGCTTATGTACGGGCACACGATTCGGTCcaa AACGGCGAGGGACTAG
- the LOC109406552 gene encoding uncharacterized protein LOC109406552 — MNICDETGDVFFTVTCAGDTYCTEDVAGAATCELDQPADCDDEVPSPPETTPIEPLVCTAEGFFPDPYECNVFHYCSGYGLQSDFQTCPENTVFNPEFNSSSPCKAKEDDESDCSQVDCTENSVFKHFGTSEKYFAYCWEDPDSTADPKEIKVSMFMCIEGTSFDGVQCAFQCKEEGNFANPRSSTTYYQCYYANEVLVGRMLTCPGSRQFDENLKICR; from the coding sequence ATGAACATCTGCGACGAGACTGGCGACGTGTTCTTTACTGTAACCTGTGCAGGAGATACTTACTGTACTGAAGATGTCGCAGGAGCAGCAACATGTGAGCTAGATCAACCAGCTGACTGTGACGACGAGGTTCCTAGTCCTCCGGAAACGACTCCAATTGAACCTCTCGTTTGCACCGCTGAAGGCTTTTTCCCAGATCCGTACGAATGCAACGTTTTCCACTATTGCAGCGGTTATGGGCTTCAATCGGATTTCCAGACATGCCCTGAGAACACCGTGTTCAATCCGGAATTCAACTCGTCATCTCCGTGCAAGGCCAAGGAGGATGACGAGTCCGACTGCTCACAGGTGGACTGCACCGAGAACTCCGTATTCAAGCATTTCGGAACAAGCGAGAAATATTTCGCATACTGTTGGGAAGATCCCGATTCGACCGCGGATCCCAAAGAAATAAAGGTGTCGATGTTTATGTGCATCGAAGGAACAAGCTTCGATGGGGTGCAGTGTGCCTTCCAGTGCAAGGAAGAGGGAAACTTTGCCAACCCACGCAGCTCGACTACCTACTACCAGTGTTACTATGCGAATGAGGTGCTTGTCGGGAGGATGTTGACGTGTCCAGGCAGCAGGCAGTTCGACGAAAACTTAAAAATATGTCGTTAA
- the LOC109406550 gene encoding uncharacterized protein LOC109406550 — protein MSPQILFNGSTHLCIYDVNCVFFVLHNNHQIYLNPVPDQLRIQFTATMSPVVRQCFAVVLILAYSSALRFSDKYHSGLLRADNSTDTGTEPDTFYDNSPLCASGGPLTICIGCQTYKVCTGQPTDDTDSKERCPSDKPYCESTSGTCSETADNSIKQCSSGSTDNSTTPTTTFKCTGEGKFPDPFSCDKFYYCNEQGADGVPNDCPPNYSYNVTSQQCTQTAGACQLIDCSSEYVFNEYPTDPQYFYYCKTGASGSQSEIYLFSCGSGAKFDVCSEQCVFECTSEGLFAKASNPNKYYQCYSENGSLKYIERSCPVENQVFDEMVQFCVYPVTK, from the exons ATGTCACCTCAAATTCTATTCAATGGTTCAACACATCTCTGTATTTATGACGTGAATTGCGTTTTTTTCGTTCTTCACAATAATCATCAAATCTATTTAAACCCTGTCCCTGATCAATTACGTATACAGTTTACTGCAACGATGTCGCCGGTTGTTCGTCAGTGTTTCGCGGTGGTGCTTATTCTG GCATACTCATCAGCCCTCAGATTTTCGGATAAATATCATTCCGGGTTGTTACGGGCGGATAATAGCACGGACACAGGAACAGAACCGGACACATTTTACGACAACAGTCCCCTTTGTGCTTCCGGTGGTCCACTAACCATCTGCATCGGGTGTCAAACGTACAAAGTGTGCACAGGTCAGCCTACCGACGACACTGATTCCAAGGAAAGATGTCCCAGCGACAAGCCGTACTGTGAAAGCACAAGTGGAACGTGTTCCGAAACCGCCGATAACTCCATCAAACAATGCTCGTCGGGATCGACGGACAACAGCACCACGCCTACGACCACATTCAAATGCACCGGAGAGGGCAAGTTTCCGGATCCCTTCAGCTGCGATAAGTTCTACTACTGCAACGAGCAGGGCGCCGATGGAGTTCCGAATGATTGCCCGCCAAACTACAGCTACAATGTCACCTCGCAACAGTGTACGCAAACGGCCGGAGCTTGCCAATTGATTGATTGCTCTTCGGAGTACGTTTTCAACGAGTATCCCACGGATCCGCAGTACTTTTACTATTGCAAAACTGGTGCATCCGGGTCGCAGTCGGAGATTTACCTGTTCTCGTGTGGATCCGGCGCCAAGTTCGATGTCTGCAGCGAGCAATGTGTATTCGAGTGTACCAGTGAGGGACTCTTCGCCAAAGCTTCCAATCCGAACAAGTACTATCAATGTTACAGCGAAAATGGATCGCTGAAGTACATCGAGAGGAGCTGCCCCGTGGAGAATCAAGTGTTCGACGAGATGGTGCAGTTTTGTGTATATCCTGTGACGAAGTGA
- the LOC134291453 gene encoding uncharacterized protein LOC134291453: MAGFYQSINDEFGPEVRATLKEYADNNRRLSNMVVRKDFLIRCRKEGLFPSHIQNSFKCVFQLLEERSPYLRNLESCITTFKRKVLSLEIRHTYFRIKQLRAMEQQLRAKLSGELPESRYTTFFASQEVFFERQTTSNRQKTSNKFERLLATMIDHCSSRSPSLNEKAIHNATEIALPEKVELLLSLGPKFALPSTNVAEMPFYHLLADVESVIQTHQDADVQERTRCRVANNIQNFIHRQQHAGPMHPNERFLKEAERETRSFLKQHPNLYVLKADKGNKTVIMHKQDYVARMDQLLADTNTYEKTQRDPTSAFQTKNNGIVRRLENLGLLDAATARRLRTYKAVCPRIYGQPKTHKPGLPLRPVVPCMTSPSYELSKFVGAIIQRSLHSKYNISDSFKFCELVNTVTLPEGHVMVSFDVVSLFTCIPQTLVRKSIIKHWDKIGTHTDICLDLFLEVTAFCIECSYFSFNGSFYKQKFGTAMGNPLSPMIADLVMEDILDQAVEAVPFPIPYLKKYVDDLFLALPGDKIEMVQEIFNSQDENLQFTVEREQNNRLPFLDMVMTRNQNQTITTEWYMKPISSGRFLNYRSLHSFHQKMNVAFNFAKRVYTFTTNHREEEVESVIRRQLLVNDYPNTLISRVINRVKLHRQQVDTAMEANENRPDEGETVFRSLTNIDGLSQQIIKTLRREYPTRIATKTTNTVGALLPQIKDKTPNDEQSNIIYKINCDNCDGCYIGMTTTKLKTRISGHRSNVRRLTTLREAGHTNADAAIISIREKTALVDHAAENDHVFRLDDVKILDSTQKPSNLPILESCHIYNTPHTVNKRTDTDNLNVVYAGLLHSIMNVKRTKSNNQNRPNVNMTQTDDTDTTETEHTTHE, translated from the coding sequence ATGGCGGGGTTTTATCAGAGCATAAACGACGAATTCGGACCCGAAGTAAGAGCCACACTAAAAGAGTATGCGGACAACAACCGAAGACTGAGCAACATGGTGGTACGAAAAGATTTTCTCATACGATGCCGAAAGGAAGGTTTGTTCCCCTCGCACATCCAGAATTCATTCAAGTGCGTTTTCCAACTACTCGAGGAGCGCAGCCCCTATCTGAGAAACCTGGAAAGCTGCATCACAACATTCAAGCGAAAAGTCCTAAGTCTGGAGATCCGACACACATACTTCAGGATCAAACAACTGCGGGCGATGGAACAACAACTACGCGCGAAGCTTTCCGGAGAATTACCCGAGAGCCGATACACCACCTTTTTCGCATCCCAAGAGGTTTTCTTCGAACGACAAACCACATCAAACCGACAGAAAACAAGCAATAAATTCGAACGGCTACTTGCAACTATGATTGATCACTGTTCAAGTCGATCGCCGTCCCTAAACGAAAAAGCAATCCACAATGCCACTGAAATTGCACTACCAGAAAAAGTTGAATTGCTGCTCAGCCTGGGACCAAAGTTTGCGCTCCCATCCACCAATGTTGCCGAGATGCCTTTCTACCACCTGCTTGCTGATGTTGAATCCGTAATCCAAACCCATCAAGACGCCGACGTACAGGAGCGAACAAGATGCAGGGTCGCGAACAACATTCAGAATTTCATTCACCGACAGCAGCATGCCGGCCCCATGCATCCGaatgaaagatttctgaaagaagcaGAACGTGAGACAAGAAGTTTCCTAAAACAACACCCGAATTTGTACGTGCTGAAGGCGGATAAGGGAAACAAAACTGTGATAATGCACAAGCAAGACTACGTAGCACGGATGGATCAGCTGTTAGCAGACACCAACACATACGAGAAGACACAGAGAGATCCGACCAGTGCGTTCCAAACGAAGAACAACGGCATTGTACGGCGCCTCGAAAATTTGGGTCTACTGGATGCAGCAACAGCGAGACGATTGCGTACCTACAAAGCAGTGTGCCCGAGAATATACGGACAGCCAAAAACACACAAACCCGGGCTGCCGTTACGGCCGGTGGTGCCGTGTATGACGTCTCCATCGTACGAACTATCAAAATTCGTAGGAGCGATCATACAACGCTCGTTGCACAGTAAGTACAACATCTCGGACTCGTTTAAGTTTTGCGAGTTGGTGAACACGGTTACCCTACCGGAGGGACACGTCATGGTATCGTTTGATGTCGTCTCTTTGTTCACATGTATTCCGCAAACACTAGTGCGAAAGAGCATCATAAAACACTGGGATAAAATTGGTACACACACCGACATTTGTCTCGACCTATTTCTGGAGGTTACAGCCTTTTGCATAGAATGTAGCTATTTTTCGTTCAATGGCTCTTTCTATAAGCAGAAATTTGGCACGGCTATGGGGAACCCCCTCTCTCCGATGATAGCCGACCTGGTCATGGAAGATATTCTAGATCAGGCAGTAGAAGCTGTACCATTTCCAATCCCATACCTAAAAAAGTATGTGGATGATTTATTCCTAGCTCTCCCTGGGGATAAAATAGAAATGGTTCAGGAAATTTTCAACAGCCAAGACGAAAATCTCCAGTTTACAGTCGAACGAGAGCAGAACAATCGGTTACCGTTTCTTGATATGGTTATGACAAGAAACCAGAACCAAACCATAACAACCGAATGGTATATGAAGCCTATATCGTCGGGGCGGTTTCTAAACTATCGATCGCTGCACTCGTTTCACCAAAAAATGAATGTAGCTTTCAATTTCGCCAAACGGGTGTACACGTTTACGACGAACCATcgagaagaagaagttgaaagcGTAATTCGTCGGCAACTCTTGGTTAACGATTATCCGAATACGTTGATCAGCCGAGTAATCAATAGGGTGAAACTACACAGACAACAAGTGGACACAGCTATGGAAGCGAACGAAAACAGACCAGATGAGGGAGAAACTGTTTTTCGTTCGCTCACCAATATCGATGGACTCTCACAACAGATAATCAAAACACTGAGAAGGGAATATCCAACACGAATTGCCACCAAAACAACAAACACGGTTGGCGCGTTACTACCACAGATTAAGGACAAGACACCCAACGACGAACAGAGTAATATAATATACAAAATCAACTGCGACAACTGTGATGGCTGCTACATTGGGATGACAACGACGAAGCTGAAAACGCGCATATCGGGACATCGCTCAAACGTACGCAGACTGACGACACTGAGAGAAGCAGGACACACCAATGCAGACGCAGCGATTATTAGTATTAGGGAAAAGACAGCGCTAGTAGACCACGCAGCAGAAAATGACCATGTTTTCAGACTTGACGATGTGAAGATATTAGATAGCACACAAAAACCATCAAATCTTCCCATCTTGGAAAGTTGTCACATATACAACACGCCACACACGGTAAACAAACGTACTGACACAGACAATCTGAACGTAGTCTACGCTGGTCTACTCCACTCTATCATGAACGTAAAAAGAACAAAATCAAACAACCAAAACAGACCGAATGTAAACATGACACAAACTGACGACACTGACACGACTGAAACCGAACACACAACGCACGAATAG
- the LOC109398505 gene encoding uncharacterized protein LOC109398505, whose amino-acid sequence MKQLIAVIIVFSVILLVLPASNAKLREFLPGNLRQSDEAFFPEQCDGRQLTVCESCDTIKVCISSSDNALNPTRRCPSATPFCRSQDSAIGASCGAQPDDHCENSGVSQNAFICTGAGFYPDVNSCQVYHYCESKDSEPDSYDCPDGYKYNTRTNYCQRTLFSCTRSELCNPNDRRIFVPYPGDQSYYVFCEYDYNNGSTIYKGAQIFACGKDSTFNENSATCEYRCSRTGLFVNTANPRQYYQCYRSGGRLRYKTNTCRVDQVFDEAERRCVAVPGTTTPAPTEEQSTTKSPPPEPCVRRRHFSG is encoded by the exons ATGAAGCAGCTTATAGCAGTGATAATTGTTTTTTCAGTCATACTTCTCGTG CTTCCAGCCTCAAATGCAaaactccgagaattcctccctgGAAACCTTCGGCAGTCCGACGAAGCCTTCTTCCCGGAGCAGTGCGATGGCCGTCAATTGACGGTTTGCGAATCTTGCGACACGATTAAGGTATGCATCAGCAGCTCAGATAACGCACTTAATCCTACGCGTCGCTGCCCGTCGGCTACACCTTTCTGCAGATCCCAGGATTCGGCGATTGGGGCGAGTTGTGGTGCCCAGCCGGATGACCATTGTGAAAATTCTGGAGTCAGCCAAAATGCATTCATCTGCACCGGAGCTGGATTTTATCCGGATGTGAACTCTTGTCAAGTTTACCACTATTGTGAGAGTAAAGATTCCGAGCCGGACAGCTACGACTGTCCGGATGGGTACAAGTACAACACCAGAACCAACTACTGCCAGAGAACGCTGTTCTCCTGCACCAGAAGTGAGCTATGCAATCCCAACGACCGAAGAATATTTGTTCCCTATCCTGGGGATCAATCGTATTATGTGTTTTGTGAGTACGATTACAACAACGGATCAACCATCTACAAGGGAGCGCAAATCTTTGCATGCGGCAAAGATTCAACGTTCAACGAAAACTCGGCCACGTGCGAATACAGGTGCTCCAGGACGGGGTTGTTCGTAAACACAGCTAATCCACGGCAGTACTACCAGTGTTATCGCTCGGGTGGACGATTGAGATACAAAACGAACACGTGCCGAGTGGATCAGGTGTTTGATGAAGCGGAACGACGTTGCGTGGCGGTGCCCGGTACCACTACCCCTGCACCAACAGAGGAACAGAGCACAACAAAATCACCGCCACCGGAGCCGTGCGtgcgaagacgacacttttcggGTTAA